One Bartonella tribocorum CIP 105476 genomic window carries:
- a CDS encoding energy-coupling factor ABC transporter ATP-binding protein, with amino-acid sequence MGIIKFDKVTQVFGDLCVLRNINVQLTERRIAIIGANGSGKSTFVRLINGLQLPSHGFVSVDGLDTKRDSKTVKRKVGFVFQNPDNQIVLPLVEEDLSFGLKNLKLSKDEIKERVDEILQRYELQDFRNHAVHLLSGGQKQLVAISSVVAMKPDYIIFDEPTTLLDLRNKHRVTQVIEELPQTAIVVSHDLEFLKKFDRVLVFDKGEIAIDDVPFVAIKEYIRRMS; translated from the coding sequence TTGGGGATTATAAAATTTGATAAGGTAACACAAGTTTTTGGTGATTTGTGTGTATTAAGGAATATTAATGTACAGCTTACCGAAAGACGCATCGCCATTATTGGTGCGAATGGTTCTGGAAAAAGTACATTTGTTCGTCTTATCAATGGGCTCCAATTACCATCTCATGGTTTTGTAAGTGTTGATGGGCTTGATACAAAGCGCGATTCAAAAACAGTAAAGCGTAAAGTGGGATTTGTTTTTCAAAATCCTGATAATCAAATTGTTTTACCATTAGTAGAAGAAGACTTATCCTTTGGTCTTAAAAATTTGAAGCTGAGTAAAGATGAAATTAAAGAGCGTGTAGATGAAATTTTACAGCGCTATGAACTTCAAGATTTCAGAAATCACGCTGTTCATTTATTAAGTGGTGGGCAAAAACAACTCGTTGCTATTTCCAGTGTAGTTGCAATGAAACCAGATTACATTATTTTTGATGAGCCGACGACATTACTTGATTTGCGAAATAAGCATCGCGTTACGCAAGTGATAGAAGAATTACCACAAACGGCAATAGTTGTATCGCATGATTTGGAGTTTTTGAAAAAGTTTGATAGAGTATTAGTTTTTGATAAGGGGGAGATAGCAATTGATGATGTACCTTTTGTTGCTATCAAGGAGTATATAAGAAGAATGTCATGA
- a CDS encoding type II toxin-antitoxin system RelB/DinJ family antitoxin — MKTDSVVRARIPAEMKKQAMITLERMGLSASDLIRITFLRVAEEGCLPFDLKVPNSVTRKAIKELDEGKGKTFKNADALFKDLGI; from the coding sequence ATGAAAACCGATTCTGTTGTTCGCGCTCGCATTCCTGCTGAAATGAAAAAACAAGCGATGATTACTTTAGAACGTATGGGATTAAGTGCATCAGACCTTATCCGCATAACATTTTTGCGTGTCGCTGAAGAAGGTTGTTTGCCTTTTGATCTTAAAGTACCTAATAGTGTCACACGTAAAGCTATAAAGGAATTAGATGAAGGTAAAGGTAAGACATTTAAAAACGCTGATGCCCTTTTTAAGGATTTAGGCATTTAA
- a CDS encoding energy-coupling factor transporter transmembrane component T family protein, which produces MIGLYIPRDTFIHRLSPGVKLLFLTVCGTFIIMVSSIPLLGLFLLFVILFYRVAKVPFKAVIKQFKSMGLLLVLLFLFQTIFIGWLTGVEVILRLVVLFSLSSLISSTTKVSDMVDAIEAWLQPFRCFGINPSKVSMVISMAIRFIPLLSEKFNEVHEAQQARGLNTNIVALAIPLIIRTIRMASEVAEALEARSYDADTIDTASHNNPSFL; this is translated from the coding sequence ATGATCGGTTTATATATTCCAAGGGATACATTTATTCATAGGTTAAGTCCTGGCGTTAAGTTATTATTTCTTACAGTATGTGGAACTTTTATAATAATGGTTTCATCTATACCGCTTCTTGGACTCTTTTTATTGTTTGTAATTTTATTCTATAGAGTTGCCAAGGTTCCTTTCAAAGCTGTGATCAAGCAGTTTAAATCGATGGGATTGCTTTTAGTTCTTCTATTTTTATTTCAAACTATTTTTATTGGATGGCTTACGGGAGTGGAGGTTATATTACGTCTTGTTGTCCTCTTTTCTTTATCATCACTTATTTCATCCACAACAAAAGTTTCAGATATGGTGGATGCAATTGAAGCATGGCTTCAGCCCTTTCGTTGTTTTGGTATAAATCCATCAAAAGTGAGTATGGTTATCTCTATGGCGATCAGGTTTATTCCTCTTTTGAGTGAAAAGTTTAATGAAGTCCATGAAGCACAGCAAGCACGGGGACTTAATACGAACATTGTCGCTCTTGCAATACCTTTAATTATACGAACCATAAGAATGGCTTCAGAAGTGGCTGAAGCATTGGAAGCGCGTTCTTATGATGCTGATACTATTGATACAGCATCTCATAATAATCCAAGTTTTTTATAG
- a CDS encoding biotin transporter BioY, whose translation MNTKDLVYISLFAAIYAILGLFPSIYLPFLLGVPITAQSMGPMLAGSILGAKRGGVASLLFLVLVAIGLPLLPGGRGGISVFSGIASGYLIGFPFAAFFIGLMVELFWQRLNFITLFVINTVGGIGIVYAFGVPWTAYMTKVSLLKVLIASSGFLIGDCLKVLIASSVALAIKRSVPLIHSRKK comes from the coding sequence ATGAATACAAAAGATTTAGTCTATATTTCTTTATTTGCCGCTATTTATGCTATTTTGGGCCTTTTCCCTTCTATCTATCTTCCTTTTCTTCTAGGGGTACCTATTACAGCTCAGTCGATGGGACCGATGTTAGCAGGGTCTATACTTGGGGCTAAAAGGGGGGGGGTAGCATCACTCCTTTTTCTTGTCCTTGTTGCGATTGGATTACCTCTGTTGCCTGGTGGTCGTGGCGGGATCAGTGTCTTTTCAGGGATTGCAAGTGGTTATTTGATAGGTTTTCCATTTGCTGCATTTTTTATTGGTTTAATGGTAGAATTATTTTGGCAGCGGTTAAATTTTATAACATTATTTGTGATAAATACTGTGGGCGGTATAGGAATTGTCTATGCTTTCGGTGTTCCATGGACCGCATATATGACTAAAGTTTCTTTACTGAAGGTTCTAATCGCTTCCTCAGGTTTTTTGATAGGTGATTGTTTAAAAGTGTTGATTGCATCCTCTGTTGCACTCGCGATTAAAAGATCTGTTCCTCTCATTCATTCAAGGAAAAAATAG
- a CDS encoding amino acid permease, whose amino-acid sequence MLKNANNELKRSLQNRHIQMIALGGVIGTGLFYGSTEAIQLAGPSVILAYLIGGLIMYFIMRMLGEMSVEEPSSGAFSFFAYKYWGEFAGFITGWNYWFLYILVSMAELTVIGFYLDHWILIDHWKSSFIVLLFVTFVNLFNVRFYGEFEFSCALIKVSAVIGMIILGIFLIVTGVGGNQASIHYLWDHSGFFPYGVIGVVLATSVVMFSFGGTELIGIAAGEAINPQKTIPAAIRQVMWRIIIFYIGSISVIMIISPWNMIGKNGSPFVTIFEIIGIPAAGHILNFVVIMAAVSVYNSGIYSNGRMLYSLAVQKNAPHIFSKLNSARVPYVAILFSSICTAMIIIVNALIPNNSFMRIMALATAAAVITWAIIVIVHLKFRKAHKNKKEAFIYAFGLYPYANYLCLCFLFLLFCIMFVSGFGQNGLMTQLFDMIGIRVSFLETYIPVQMPDMSLAVIIIPLWCLFLLLGYKLKR is encoded by the coding sequence ATGCTTAAGAATGCGAATAATGAATTGAAGCGTAGTCTTCAAAATCGTCACATTCAAATGATTGCTTTGGGTGGTGTTATTGGGACAGGACTTTTTTACGGATCAACAGAGGCGATTCAATTGGCGGGACCCTCAGTCATTTTAGCTTATCTCATTGGCGGGCTTATTATGTATTTCATTATGCGAATGCTTGGTGAAATGTCGGTAGAAGAACCATCTTCAGGAGCTTTTAGTTTTTTTGCTTATAAGTATTGGGGAGAATTTGCTGGTTTCATAACAGGTTGGAATTATTGGTTTCTTTATATTCTTGTAAGTATGGCTGAACTTACAGTGATAGGTTTTTACCTTGATCATTGGATTTTGATTGATCATTGGAAATCATCTTTCATTGTTCTTTTATTTGTTACATTTGTTAATTTATTTAATGTTCGTTTTTATGGAGAATTTGAATTTTCCTGTGCTTTGATCAAAGTTTCTGCCGTTATTGGTATGATTATTTTGGGAATTTTTCTCATTGTCACTGGAGTGGGGGGAAATCAAGCGAGTATTCATTATCTTTGGGACCATAGCGGTTTTTTCCCTTATGGAGTAATAGGAGTTGTTTTAGCAACTTCTGTAGTAATGTTTTCTTTTGGAGGAACAGAGCTTATTGGTATTGCTGCTGGAGAGGCAATTAATCCACAAAAAACAATTCCAGCGGCTATCCGTCAAGTTATGTGGAGGATTATAATTTTTTATATTGGTTCTATCAGCGTTATTATGATAATCAGCCCATGGAATATGATTGGAAAAAACGGCAGTCCTTTTGTTACGATTTTCGAGATTATAGGAATTCCTGCTGCTGGCCATATTTTGAATTTTGTAGTCATTATGGCTGCTGTTTCTGTTTATAATAGTGGCATTTATTCTAATGGCCGTATGCTTTATAGTTTAGCTGTACAAAAAAATGCACCACATATTTTTAGTAAACTTAATTCTGCGCGGGTGCCTTATGTTGCTATCCTATTTTCATCAATTTGTACTGCGATGATTATCATCGTTAATGCTCTTATTCCCAATAATAGTTTTATGCGGATCATGGCTCTTGCTACAGCTGCAGCGGTTATCACTTGGGCCATTATTGTTATTGTTCATTTGAAGTTTCGAAAGGCTCATAAGAACAAAAAAGAAGCGTTTATTTATGCGTTTGGTTTATATCCTTACGCTAACTATCTTTGCTTATGCTTTCTTTTTTTATTATTTTGCATTATGTTTGTCAGTGGTTTTGGGCAAAATGGATTGATGACTCAACTTTTTGATATGATAGGAATCAGGGTATCTTTTCTTGAAACATATATCCCTGTACAGATGCCTGATATGAGTTTGGCAGTCATTATTATTCCTCTATGGTGCTTGTTTTTACTTTTAGGTTATAAACTGAAACGATAG
- a CDS encoding type II toxin-antitoxin system YafQ family toxin produces MLIPVRSRQFKRDVRKAEKRGKNMNKLRTLLSLLIEEKPLPRHYCDHPLKGDWVGYHDIHIEPDWLLIYRIEGGKLHLIRTGTHSDLFKE; encoded by the coding sequence ATGCTGATACCCGTCCGCTCAAGACAATTTAAACGTGACGTGCGCAAAGCGGAAAAACGCGGTAAAAATATGAATAAGCTGCGTACACTATTGAGTCTTCTAATTGAAGAAAAGCCATTACCAAGACATTACTGTGATCATCCACTAAAAGGCGATTGGGTAGGATATCATGATATTCATATCGAACCAGATTGGCTGCTTATTTATAGAATAGAAGGAGGTAAATTACATCTTATTCGTACAGGAACCCACTCTGATCTTTTCAAAGAATAA
- a CDS encoding ShlB/FhaC/HecB family hemolysin secretion/activation protein, whose product MGKFFFTFIFAVFLCFFSLASFAESLRDQAIDQSERIQRQQTQEQRFQRLHRRNATHEILLKDDNESTVFQSDSTQKNCLLIKSIEFVDAQLISRTDLHNTISFWEGRCLGIAEINEVLKAVTKLYMKRGYIAVRAYLPEQDLRGGRLKIVVVEGQVEDITLEGHKVERQYQGEIITAFPNLVGQPANLRPIEQGLDQINRLFSRHATINLGAGDAPGDSILDIHIDKQKPWLFTLSSDNLGAKATGLYQTRVSFSFDDLLGINDQWSFSYQRSMNGGPYHFSGKRPNSDTITGSFSIPYGYWTVGFDGSWSQYHSSIKGIFSDIMTSGKSLSLTPWLSRVIDRDQEGKTWITGRLTWKYSDNFIMGSRVDVSSRKLAIATLELDHSRKWMGGELSAHIGFHKGLAILGAYDDKEQETSTKNAPKGQFSKLSFSLGYVRPFSLKQYNFRYNTLLSGQLSPDALFSSEQLSLGGSSSVRGVREAVYYGNNGVFWRNELSLLLPGFSSKMGRRFMSQFAPYMALDLGMIANASLRNSFGGSLVGATLGFHASGEILDMDLSYSNILTQSTPREQGNATGLFQVRTLLRF is encoded by the coding sequence ATGGGTAAGTTTTTTTTCACTTTTATTTTTGCGGTATTTTTGTGCTTTTTTTCATTAGCGAGTTTTGCAGAAAGCCTTCGTGATCAAGCGATTGATCAATCCGAGAGGATTCAACGTCAACAAACGCAAGAACAGCGTTTTCAACGATTGCATCGTAGAAACGCAACGCATGAGATTTTATTAAAGGATGATAATGAATCTACGGTATTTCAAAGCGATTCAACCCAAAAAAACTGTTTGCTGATCAAAAGTATTGAGTTTGTTGATGCTCAGTTGATTTCTCGCACCGACCTTCATAACACCATTTCCTTTTGGGAGGGACGGTGTCTTGGTATTGCTGAGATCAACGAAGTGCTTAAAGCGGTAACCAAGCTTTATATGAAGCGCGGCTATATTGCGGTACGGGCTTATTTACCTGAACAGGATTTAAGGGGTGGGCGTCTTAAAATTGTTGTTGTTGAAGGACAAGTAGAAGATATCACCTTGGAGGGTCATAAAGTTGAAAGGCAATATCAAGGGGAAATCATTACAGCTTTTCCAAATTTAGTGGGTCAACCTGCTAACCTGCGCCCTATAGAACAAGGACTTGATCAAATCAATCGGCTTTTCTCTCGTCATGCAACCATCAACCTTGGTGCTGGAGATGCTCCAGGTGATTCTATTCTTGATATTCATATTGATAAGCAGAAGCCGTGGTTGTTTACACTTTCCAGTGATAATCTTGGAGCTAAAGCAACAGGGCTTTACCAAACGCGCGTGAGCTTTTCTTTTGATGACTTGTTAGGGATCAACGATCAATGGTCGTTTAGTTATCAGCGTTCCATGAATGGTGGACCGTATCATTTTTCCGGCAAGCGTCCCAATAGTGATACGATAACAGGTTCATTTTCCATTCCCTATGGCTACTGGACGGTAGGTTTTGATGGCAGTTGGAGCCAATATCATTCGAGTATTAAAGGAATATTTTCCGATATTATGACTTCGGGTAAGTCTTTATCGCTGACGCCATGGCTTTCACGGGTTATTGACCGTGATCAAGAGGGAAAGACATGGATTACAGGGCGGTTGACATGGAAATATTCCGATAATTTTATTATGGGGAGCCGAGTTGATGTTTCCAGCCGTAAATTGGCTATTGCAACCTTAGAGCTTGATCATTCGCGCAAATGGATGGGAGGAGAGCTAAGCGCTCATATAGGGTTTCATAAGGGGTTGGCGATTTTGGGCGCTTATGATGATAAAGAGCAAGAAACTTCGACAAAAAATGCTCCCAAAGGGCAATTTTCAAAATTGTCTTTTTCTTTAGGGTATGTGCGTCCTTTTTCGCTCAAACAGTATAATTTTCGTTATAACACGTTGCTTTCAGGGCAATTGTCACCTGATGCGTTGTTTAGTTCAGAACAACTGTCCCTTGGCGGGAGTTCATCTGTGCGTGGGGTGCGTGAGGCGGTTTATTACGGCAATAATGGGGTGTTCTGGCGCAATGAATTGTCGTTATTGTTGCCAGGTTTTTCTTCGAAAATGGGGCGGAGATTTATGAGCCAATTTGCACCGTATATGGCTCTTGATTTAGGGATGATCGCCAATGCCTCCCTTAGAAACAGTTTTGGCGGGAGCCTCGTTGGGGCAACTCTGGGGTTCCATGCAAGCGGAGAGATCTTGGATATGGATCTGTCTTATTCAAATATTTTAACCCAATCGACACCGAGAGAGCAGGGGAATGCGACAGGGTTATTTCAAGTACGGACATTATTGAGATTTTAG
- a CDS encoding biotin transporter BioY, with amino-acid sequence MNTKDLVYIALFAAIYAALSLFPPVYLPFLLGVPITAQSMAPMLAGSILGAKRGALASFLFLVLVAIGLPLLPGGRGGISVFSGIASGYLISFPFAAFFIGLLVELFWQRLNFILLFLINTVGGIGVVYAFGIPWTAYMTQVPLLTVLISSLGFLIGGFLKVLIASFVALTIKKTVPLIHFEKG; translated from the coding sequence GTGAATACAAAAGATTTAGTTTATATAGCTTTATTTGCCGCTATTTATGCTGCTTTAAGTCTTTTTCCTCCTGTTTATCTTCCTTTTCTTCTAGGGGTACCCATTACAGCTCAGTCGATGGCTCCAATGCTAGCAGGGTCTATACTTGGGGCTAAAAGGGGAGCTCTCGCATCATTTCTTTTCCTTGTTCTTGTTGCGATTGGATTACCTCTGTTGCCTGGTGGTCGTGGCGGGATCAGTGTCTTTTCAGGGATTGCAAGTGGTTATCTCATCAGTTTTCCATTTGCTGCATTTTTTATTGGTTTATTGGTAGAATTGTTTTGGCAGCGCTTAAATTTTATACTCTTATTTTTGATAAATACTGTGGGTGGTATAGGCGTTGTTTATGCTTTTGGTATTCCATGGACAGCGTATATGACACAAGTGCCTTTATTAACAGTTTTAATAAGTTCATTAGGTTTTTTAATTGGTGGTTTTTTGAAAGTGCTGATTGCATCCTTTGTAGCGCTTACTATTAAAAAAACTGTTCCTCTCATTCATTTCGAGAAAGGGTAA